In one Pseudomonas sp. SCA2728.1_7 genomic region, the following are encoded:
- the rpsL gene encoding 30S ribosomal protein S12 — protein MATINQLVRQPRKRIVEKSDVPALQNCPQRRGVCTRVYTTTPKKPNSALRKVCRVRLTNGFEVSSYIGGEGHNLQEHSVVLIRGGRVKDLPGVRYHTVRGSLDTSGVKGRNQGRSKYGTKRPK, from the coding sequence ATGGCAACTATCAACCAGCTGGTACGTCAGCCGCGTAAGCGTATCGTCGAGAAATCCGACGTACCTGCGCTGCAGAACTGCCCGCAACGTCGTGGCGTGTGCACCCGTGTGTACACCACCACGCCGAAAAAACCTAACTCGGCACTGCGTAAAGTATGCCGTGTGCGCCTGACCAACGGTTTCGAGGTTTCCTCGTACATCGGTGGTGAAGGTCACAACCTGCAAGAGCACAGCGTGGTACTGATCCGCGGCGGTCGTGTAAAAGACTTGCCAGGTGTTCGTTACCACACCGTTCGCGGCTCCTTGGATACTTCCGGCGTTAAAGGCCGTAACCAGGGTCGTTCGAAGTACGGTACCAAGCGTCCGAAGTAA
- the rplX gene encoding 50S ribosomal protein L24 gives MQKIRRDDEIIVIAGKDKGKRGKVLKVLANNRLVISGLNLVKRHTKPNPMSGVQGGIVEKEAPLDASNVAIFNGETNKADRVGFKVEDGKKIRVFKSTQKAVDA, from the coding sequence ATGCAAAAGATTCGTCGTGACGACGAGATCATCGTGATCGCCGGCAAAGACAAAGGTAAGCGCGGTAAGGTGCTCAAGGTTCTTGCTAATAACCGTCTGGTTATCAGCGGTCTGAACCTGGTAAAGCGTCATACCAAGCCTAACCCGATGTCGGGCGTGCAAGGCGGTATCGTCGAAAAAGAAGCTCCACTGGACGCTTCTAACGTCGCCATTTTCAACGGCGAAACCAACAAGGCTGACCGCGTTGGTTTCAAAGTAGAAGACGGCAAGAAAATTCGTGTCTTCAAGTCGACCCAAAAAGCGGTTGATGCTTGA
- the rpmC gene encoding 50S ribosomal protein L29 encodes MKANELREKSAQQLNEQLLGLLRDQFNLRMQKATGQLGQSHLLSQVKRDIARVKTVLNQQAGK; translated from the coding sequence ATGAAAGCGAATGAACTTCGTGAAAAATCCGCACAGCAGCTGAACGAGCAACTGCTCGGCTTGCTGCGCGACCAGTTCAATCTGCGTATGCAGAAAGCAACTGGCCAGTTGGGGCAGTCTCATCTGCTCTCGCAAGTTAAGCGTGACATCGCTCGCGTGAAGACTGTGCTCAACCAGCAGGCAGGTAAGTGA
- the fusA gene encoding elongation factor G, translating to MARTTPISRYRNIGIVAHVDAGKTTTTERVLFYTGKSHKMGEVHDGAATTDWMVQEQERGITITSAAITAFWKGSEKQYKDEHRFNVIDTPGHVDFTIEVERSLRVLDGAVVVFCGTSGVEPQSETVWRQANKYGVPRLVYVNKMDRAGANFLRVIGQIKQRLGHTPVPIQLAIGSEDNFQGQIDLINMQAVYWNDSDKGMVPVRKDIPAELQELAEEWRNNMVEAAAEANEELMNKYLEGEELSIEEIKAALRQRTIAGEIVLAVCGSSFKNKGVPLVLDAVIDFLPAPTDIPAIKGTDPDNEEIELERHADDAEPFSALAFKIATDPFVGTLTFVRVYSGVLNSGDGVINSVKGKKERVGRMVQMHANAREEIKEVRAGDIAALIGMKDVTTGETLCNADKPIILVRMDFPEPVISVAVEPKTKDDQEKMGIALGKLAQEDPSFRVKTDEETGQTIISGMGELHLDILVDRMRREFNVEANIGKPQVSYRERITKNCEIEGKFVRQSGGRGQFGHCWIRFAPADEGQEGLQFVNEVVGGVVPKEYIPAIQKGIEEQMKNGVVAGYPLIGLKATVFDGSYHDVDSNEMAFKVAASMATKQLAQKGGGELLEPIMAVEVVTPEDYMGDVMGDLNRRRGMIQGMEDTVSGKVIRAEVPLGEMFGYATDVRSMSQGRASYSMEFKKYDTAPSHIVESVTKKQG from the coding sequence ATGGCTCGTACTACTCCGATTAGCCGCTACCGTAACATCGGTATCGTCGCTCACGTGGATGCTGGTAAAACCACCACCACCGAGCGCGTCCTTTTTTACACCGGCAAAAGTCACAAAATGGGCGAGGTGCATGATGGCGCCGCGACCACAGACTGGATGGTGCAGGAGCAGGAGCGTGGTATTACCATCACTTCTGCTGCCATCACCGCTTTCTGGAAAGGTTCCGAGAAGCAGTACAAGGACGAGCACCGCTTCAACGTAATCGATACCCCGGGCCACGTTGACTTCACTATTGAAGTTGAGCGTTCCCTGCGCGTACTCGACGGCGCTGTCGTTGTGTTCTGCGGTACTTCGGGTGTTGAGCCTCAGTCGGAAACCGTATGGCGTCAAGCCAACAAATACGGTGTTCCACGTCTTGTTTACGTAAACAAGATGGACCGTGCTGGTGCCAACTTCCTGCGCGTGATCGGTCAGATCAAGCAGCGTCTGGGTCACACTCCGGTGCCGATCCAGTTGGCCATCGGTTCCGAAGACAACTTCCAGGGTCAGATCGATCTGATCAACATGCAAGCTGTCTACTGGAACGACTCTGACAAAGGTATGGTCCCTGTTCGCAAGGACATTCCTGCTGAGCTCCAAGAGCTGGCTGAAGAGTGGCGCAACAACATGGTTGAAGCTGCTGCTGAAGCCAACGAAGAGCTGATGAACAAGTACCTGGAAGGCGAAGAGCTGTCGATCGAAGAGATCAAGGCTGCTTTGCGTCAGCGTACTATCGCCGGCGAAATCGTTCTGGCTGTTTGCGGTTCTTCGTTCAAGAACAAGGGTGTTCCCCTGGTTCTCGACGCCGTTATCGACTTCCTGCCTGCGCCGACCGACATTCCTGCGATCAAGGGTACTGACCCTGATAACGAGGAAATCGAGCTGGAGCGTCATGCAGACGATGCGGAGCCGTTCTCGGCTCTGGCGTTCAAGATCGCTACCGACCCATTCGTGGGTACCTTGACCTTCGTCCGTGTTTACTCGGGCGTGTTGAACTCCGGCGACGGCGTGATCAACTCGGTTAAAGGTAAGAAAGAGCGCGTGGGTCGTATGGTGCAAATGCACGCAAACGCCCGTGAAGAGATCAAGGAAGTACGCGCTGGCGACATCGCGGCCCTGATCGGCATGAAGGACGTCACCACTGGTGAAACCCTCTGCAACGCTGACAAGCCAATCATCCTGGTTCGCATGGACTTCCCGGAGCCGGTTATTTCGGTTGCCGTAGAGCCTAAGACCAAGGATGACCAGGAAAAAATGGGCATCGCTCTGGGCAAACTTGCTCAGGAAGACCCGTCTTTCCGCGTTAAAACTGATGAAGAGACTGGTCAAACGATCATCTCCGGCATGGGCGAGCTGCACCTGGACATCCTGGTTGACCGGATGCGCCGTGAGTTCAACGTCGAAGCCAACATCGGCAAGCCTCAGGTTTCGTATCGTGAGCGCATCACGAAGAACTGTGAAATCGAAGGCAAGTTCGTTCGTCAGTCCGGCGGTCGTGGTCAGTTCGGCCACTGCTGGATCCGTTTTGCTCCTGCTGACGAAGGTCAGGAAGGTCTGCAATTCGTGAACGAAGTTGTAGGTGGTGTGGTTCCTAAGGAATACATCCCGGCTATCCAGAAGGGTATCGAAGAGCAGATGAAGAACGGCGTTGTTGCCGGCTATCCGCTGATCGGCCTGAAGGCTACCGTGTTCGATGGTTCTTACCACGACGTCGACTCCAACGAGATGGCGTTTAAAGTGGCTGCCTCCATGGCGACCAAGCAACTGGCCCAGAAGGGCGGTGGTGAGTTGCTTGAGCCGATCATGGCTGTAGAGGTTGTTACGCCTGAAGACTATATGGGTGATGTGATGGGCGACCTTAACCGTCGTCGCGGCATGATCCAGGGTATGGAAGACACAGTGTCCGGCAAGGTTATCCGTGCCGAGGTTCCACTGGGTGAGATGTTCGGTTATGCGACCGACGTTCGTTCCATGTCCCAGGGTCGCGCAAGCTACTCTATGGAATTCAAAAAATACGATACGGCTCCGTCGCACATCGTCGAATCCGTAACCAAAAAACAAGGCTGA
- the rplD gene encoding 50S ribosomal protein L4, whose protein sequence is MQLNVNDAQAIEVSELTFGGEFNETLVHQAVVAYMAGGRQGTKQQKTRSDVRGGGKRPWRQKGTGRARAGTIRSPIWRGGGTTFAARPQDHSQKLNKKMYRAAMRSILAELVRTDRLVVVQDFAVETPKTKDLLGKLNNMSLTDVLIVSDAVDQNLYLAARNLPHVDVRDVQGSDPVSLIAYDKVLITVSAVKKFEELLG, encoded by the coding sequence ATGCAATTAAATGTAAATGACGCTCAAGCGATCGAAGTTTCCGAACTGACATTTGGCGGCGAATTCAACGAGACGCTGGTTCACCAAGCAGTCGTGGCCTACATGGCTGGCGGCCGTCAAGGTACCAAGCAGCAGAAGACCCGTTCCGACGTTCGTGGTGGCGGTAAGCGCCCATGGCGTCAGAAAGGTACTGGCCGTGCTCGTGCCGGTACTATCCGTAGCCCAATCTGGCGTGGCGGCGGTACCACTTTTGCAGCGCGTCCACAGGATCACTCCCAGAAGCTGAACAAGAAGATGTATCGCGCAGCAATGCGTTCCATCCTTGCTGAGCTGGTGCGTACTGATCGTCTGGTCGTGGTTCAGGATTTCGCTGTTGAAACTCCGAAAACCAAAGATCTGCTGGGCAAGCTGAACAACATGAGCCTGACCGACGTTTTGATCGTGTCGGACGCTGTTGATCAGAACCTGTACCTGGCTGCTCGTAACCTGCCGCACGTAGATGTACGTGACGTTCAAGGTTCCGATCCAGTTAGTCTGATCGCATACGACAAGGTGTTGATCACCGTGTCGGCCGTGAAGAAATTCGAGGAGCTGCTGGGATGA
- the rpsC gene encoding 30S ribosomal protein S3 yields MGQKVHPIGIRLGIVKEHTSVWYADGRTYADYLFADLKVREYLQDKLKSASVSRIDIHRPAQTARITIHTARPGIVIGKKGEDVEKLRQDLTKQMGVPVHINIEEIRKPELDGMLVAQSVAQQLERRVMFRRAMKRAVQNAMRIGAKGIKIQVSGRLGGAEIARTEWYREGRVPLHTLRADIDYANYEAHTTYGVIGVKVWIFKGEVIGGRQEELKPQAPAPRKKAAK; encoded by the coding sequence ATGGGTCAGAAAGTACATCCCATTGGCATTCGCCTGGGAATCGTCAAGGAGCACACCTCCGTCTGGTACGCAGACGGTCGGACTTATGCGGACTACTTGTTCGCAGATCTGAAAGTGCGTGAGTATCTCCAAGACAAACTAAAAAGCGCGTCCGTAAGCCGTATCGATATCCATCGTCCGGCCCAAACTGCACGTATCACCATCCACACCGCTCGTCCAGGTATCGTTATCGGGAAGAAAGGTGAAGATGTTGAGAAACTGCGTCAGGACCTGACCAAGCAAATGGGTGTGCCTGTGCACATCAATATCGAAGAGATCCGCAAGCCGGAGCTCGACGGTATGCTGGTTGCGCAGAGCGTAGCTCAGCAGCTGGAGCGTCGTGTAATGTTCCGTCGCGCTATGAAGCGCGCAGTTCAGAACGCCATGCGCATTGGTGCCAAGGGCATCAAAATCCAAGTGAGCGGTCGTCTCGGCGGTGCTGAAATCGCACGTACTGAATGGTATCGCGAAGGTCGTGTGCCATTGCACACCCTGCGTGCCGACATCGACTATGCCAACTACGAAGCTCACACCACTTACGGTGTGATCGGTGTAAAGGTTTGGATCTTCAAAGGCGAAGTAATTGGTGGTCGCCAAGAAGAGCTGAAACCACAAGCACCAGCGCCTCGTAAAAAAGCTGCTAAGTAA
- the rpsQ gene encoding 30S ribosomal protein S17: protein MAEAEKTVRTLTGRVVSDKMDKTITVLIERRVKHPIYGKYVKRSTKLHAHDETNQCHIGDKVTIRETRPMAKTKSWALVDVLERAVEV from the coding sequence ATGGCTGAAGCCGAAAAAACTGTCCGTACGCTGACTGGCCGTGTTGTCAGCGACAAGATGGACAAAACCATCACCGTACTGATCGAGCGTCGCGTAAAGCACCCGATCTACGGTAAATACGTTAAGCGTTCGACTAAGCTGCACGCGCACGACGAAACCAACCAGTGCCACATCGGCGACAAAGTCACTATTCGTGAAACTCGTCCTATGGCCAAGACCAAGTCTTGGGCGCTGGTTGATGTTCTCGAACGCGCTGTGGAAGTCTAA
- the rplP gene encoding 50S ribosomal protein L16 gives MLQPKRTKFRKQMTGHNRGLAQRGSKVSFGEFALKSVARGRLTARQIESARRALTRHVKRGGKIWIRVFPDKPISKKPLEVRMGKGKGSVEYWVAQIQPGKVLYEIEGVSEELAREAFALAAAKLPLATAFVKRTVM, from the coding sequence ATGTTGCAACCTAAGCGTACGAAGTTCCGCAAGCAGATGACAGGCCACAACCGTGGTCTGGCTCAGCGCGGTAGCAAAGTCAGCTTCGGCGAGTTCGCGTTGAAGTCTGTAGCTCGTGGTCGTCTCACCGCTCGTCAGATCGAGTCAGCGCGTCGTGCTCTGACCCGTCACGTTAAACGTGGCGGCAAGATCTGGATCCGTGTATTCCCGGACAAGCCTATTTCCAAAAAGCCCCTCGAAGTTCGTATGGGTAAAGGTAAGGGTAGTGTGGAGTACTGGGTTGCCCAGATTCAGCCAGGCAAAGTCCTGTATGAAATCGAGGGTGTTTCTGAAGAGCTGGCGCGTGAGGCTTTTGCCCTGGCTGCTGCAAAGCTGCCGCTCGCCACCGCCTTTGTTAAACGGACGGTGATGTGA
- the rplB gene encoding 50S ribosomal protein L2, whose protein sequence is MAIVKCKPTSPGRRFVVKVVNQELHKGAPHAPLLEKKSKTGGRNNNGRITTRHIGGGHKQHYRMVDFRRNDKDGIVATVERIEYDPNRTAHIALLCYADGERRYIIAPKGVSAGDQLIAGALAPIKPGNALQLRNIPVGSTVHGIELKPGKGAQIARSAGASAQLIAREGVYVTLRLRSGEMRKVLAECRATLGEVSNSEHSLRSLGKAGAKRWRGVRPTVRGVAMNPVDHPHGGGEGRTSGGRHPVSPWGFPTKGAKTRGNKRTDKMIVRRRK, encoded by the coding sequence ATGGCAATCGTTAAATGCAAACCGACTTCCCCTGGCCGCCGTTTTGTGGTCAAGGTGGTCAACCAGGAGCTGCATAAAGGCGCTCCTCACGCACCGCTGCTCGAGAAAAAATCGAAGACTGGTGGTCGTAACAACAATGGCCGTATTACCACGCGTCACATCGGTGGTGGTCATAAGCAGCATTATCGTATGGTCGATTTCCGTCGCAACGACAAAGATGGCATCGTCGCCACTGTCGAGCGTATCGAATACGATCCAAACCGTACTGCTCACATCGCACTGCTCTGCTACGCAGACGGCGAGCGCCGCTACATCATCGCCCCTAAAGGCGTGAGTGCTGGCGACCAGCTGATCGCAGGCGCTCTGGCTCCAATCAAGCCAGGCAACGCTCTGCAACTGCGCAACATTCCAGTCGGTTCTACCGTACACGGCATCGAACTGAAGCCAGGTAAAGGCGCACAGATCGCTCGTTCCGCTGGTGCTTCGGCTCAGCTGATCGCTCGTGAAGGCGTTTACGTTACCCTGCGTCTGCGTTCCGGTGAAATGCGTAAAGTCCTGGCTGAATGCCGTGCGACCCTGGGCGAAGTCTCGAACTCCGAGCACAGCCTGCGTTCGCTGGGTAAAGCTGGTGCCAAGCGCTGGCGTGGCGTTCGCCCAACCGTTCGTGGTGTTGCCATGAACCCGGTTGACCACCCACATGGTGGTGGTGAAGGTCGTACCTCTGGTGGTCGTCATCCGGTATCGCCATGGGGCTTCCCGACTAAGGGCGCGAAGACTCGTGGTAATAAGCGTACCGACAAAATGATCGTCCGTCGTCGCAAGTAA
- the rplW gene encoding 50S ribosomal protein L23, producing the protein MNQERVFKVLLGPHVSEKATVLADKKGQFVFKVATDATKLEIKKAVESLFSVKVERVTTLNVLGKSKRTARGLGKRNDWKKAVISLQPGQDLDFSSSAE; encoded by the coding sequence ATGAACCAGGAACGCGTATTTAAAGTTCTGCTTGGCCCGCACGTTTCCGAGAAGGCTACGGTTCTGGCAGACAAGAAAGGCCAGTTCGTTTTCAAGGTTGCTACTGACGCAACCAAGCTGGAAATCAAGAAGGCCGTCGAAAGCCTGTTCAGCGTGAAAGTAGAGCGCGTCACTACCCTGAATGTTCTGGGTAAGAGCAAGCGCACTGCTCGCGGTCTGGGCAAGCGTAATGACTGGAAGAAGGCAGTTATCTCCCTTCAGCCAGGCCAAGATCTCGATTTCAGCAGCAGTGCTGAGTAA
- the rplC gene encoding 50S ribosomal protein L3, with amino-acid sequence MTIGVVGRKCGMTRIFTEEGVSIPVTVIEIEPNRVTQFKTEETDGYRAVQVTVGERRASRVTAAQAGHFAKANVAAGRTTMEFRLEEGEYQAGDLINAEIFAAGQLVDVTGQSKGKGFQGTIKRWNFRGQDNTHGNSVSHRVPGSIGQCQTPGRVFKGKKMSGHMGAERVTVQSLEVVRVDAERNLLLVKGAVPGATGGNLVVRPAAKARG; translated from the coding sequence ATGACTATTGGTGTAGTCGGTCGTAAATGCGGTATGACCCGTATTTTCACCGAAGAAGGTGTCTCCATTCCGGTCACGGTCATTGAGATCGAGCCGAATCGCGTCACCCAGTTCAAAACTGAAGAGACCGATGGCTATCGTGCAGTGCAAGTCACTGTCGGCGAGCGTCGTGCTTCGCGTGTAACAGCAGCTCAGGCTGGCCACTTCGCTAAAGCGAACGTTGCCGCTGGTCGCACCACCATGGAATTCCGTCTTGAAGAAGGCGAGTACCAGGCTGGCGATCTGATCAACGCTGAAATCTTCGCCGCTGGTCAACTGGTTGATGTAACCGGTCAGTCCAAGGGTAAAGGCTTCCAGGGTACGATCAAGCGTTGGAATTTCCGCGGGCAAGATAACACCCACGGTAACTCCGTATCCCACCGCGTCCCAGGCTCTATCGGCCAGTGCCAGACTCCTGGTCGTGTATTCAAGGGCAAAAAAATGTCCGGTCATATGGGCGCTGAGCGCGTGACCGTGCAGTCCCTGGAAGTAGTGCGCGTGGACGCTGAACGCAATCTGTTGTTGGTCAAGGGTGCTGTTCCTGGCGCTACTGGCGGCAACCTGGTTGTACGTCCAGCAGCCAAGGCTCGCGGTTAA
- the rpsJ gene encoding 30S ribosomal protein S10, with amino-acid sequence MQNQQIRIRLKAFDHRLIDQSTQEIVETAKRTGAQVRGPIPLPTRKERFTVLVSPHVNKDARDQYEIRTHKRVLDIVQPTDKTVDALMKLDLAAGVEVQISLG; translated from the coding sequence ATGCAAAATCAGCAAATCCGTATCAGGTTGAAGGCTTTCGACCATCGCCTGATCGACCAATCAACCCAGGAAATCGTGGAAACCGCGAAACGTACTGGTGCTCAAGTGCGTGGTCCAATTCCACTGCCTACCCGTAAAGAGCGGTTCACCGTTCTGGTTTCTCCGCACGTCAACAAAGACGCGCGCGACCAGTACGAAATCCGCACTCATAAGCGCGTTCTGGACATCGTCCAGCCAACGGATAAAACCGTTGATGCTCTTATGAAGCTTGATCTTGCGGCCGGTGTGGAAGTGCAGATCAGCCTCGGCTAA
- the rpsS gene encoding 30S ribosomal protein S19, with protein MPRSLKKGPFIDLHLLKKIEVAAEKNDRKPIKTWSRRSMILPQMVGLTIAVHNGRQHVPVLVNEDMVGHKLGEFAGTRNYRGHVADKKAKR; from the coding sequence GTGCCACGTTCTCTGAAAAAAGGTCCTTTTATTGATCTTCACCTACTGAAGAAGATCGAAGTGGCGGCGGAAAAGAACGATCGCAAACCAATTAAGACTTGGTCGCGTCGTTCGATGATCCTGCCACAAATGGTCGGTCTGACCATCGCAGTACACAACGGTCGTCAGCACGTCCCAGTTCTCGTTAACGAAGACATGGTCGGCCACAAACTGGGCGAGTTCGCCGGTACCCGCAACTATCGCGGGCACGTGGCTGACAAGAAAGCCAAGCGTTAA
- the rplV gene encoding 50S ribosomal protein L22: MEVAAKLSGARISAQKARLVADQIRGKKVGEALNLLAFSSKKAAEIMKKVLESAVANAEHNEGADVDDLKVSTVFVNEGRSLKRIMPRAKGRADRIVKRSCHITVKVADK, from the coding sequence ATGGAAGTAGCCGCTAAGTTGTCGGGCGCTCGAATCTCCGCCCAGAAAGCCCGCTTGGTCGCCGACCAGATCCGCGGGAAGAAGGTGGGCGAAGCGCTCAACTTGTTGGCTTTCAGCAGTAAGAAAGCCGCCGAGATCATGAAGAAAGTGCTGGAGTCGGCCGTAGCCAACGCCGAGCATAACGAAGGCGCAGACGTTGATGACCTGAAGGTCAGCACCGTTTTCGTCAACGAAGGGCGTTCGCTGAAGCGCATCATGCCACGTGCCAAAGGCCGTGCTGATCGCATCGTCAAGCGGTCTTGCCATATCACTGTCAAGGTTGCTGACAAGTAA
- the rplN gene encoding 50S ribosomal protein L14, whose protein sequence is MIQTQSMLDVADNSGARRVMCIKVLGGSHRRYAGIGDIIKVTVKEAIPRGKVKKGQVMTAVVVRTRHGVRRADGSIIRFDGNAAVLLNNKQEPIGTRIFGPVTRELRTEKFMKIVSLAPEVL, encoded by the coding sequence ATGATTCAGACTCAATCCATGCTCGATGTGGCCGATAACAGCGGCGCTCGCCGTGTTATGTGCATCAAGGTGCTGGGTGGCTCCCATCGTCGTTACGCTGGTATCGGTGACATCATCAAAGTTACCGTGAAGGAAGCAATTCCTCGCGGTAAAGTGAAAAAAGGCCAAGTGATGACTGCTGTTGTAGTCCGCACTCGTCACGGCGTACGTCGTGCTGATGGCTCCATTATCCGCTTTGATGGCAACGCTGCTGTTCTTCTGAACAACAAGCAAGAGCCGATCGGCACCCGTATCTTTGGGCCAGTGACCCGTGAACTTCGTACTGAGAAGTTCATGAAGATCGTCTCGCTCGCCCCAGAAGTGCTGTAA
- the rpsG gene encoding 30S ribosomal protein S7, with amino-acid sequence MPRRRVAAKREILDDPKYGSQILAKFMNHVMESGKKAVAERIVYGALETVATRKAGTDPLELFEKALDAIAPLVEVKSRRVGGATYQVPVEVRPSRRNALAMRWLVDFARKRGEKSMALRLAGELLDAAEGKGAAVKKREDVHRMAEANKAFSHYRF; translated from the coding sequence ATGCCAAGACGTCGCGTAGCAGCAAAGCGTGAGATTCTGGACGATCCGAAATACGGAAGCCAGATCCTCGCCAAATTCATGAACCACGTTATGGAAAGCGGCAAGAAAGCCGTTGCCGAACGTATCGTTTATGGTGCCCTGGAAACCGTTGCGACCCGTAAGGCTGGCACCGATCCCCTGGAACTCTTCGAAAAAGCACTCGACGCCATCGCTCCGCTGGTCGAAGTGAAGTCGCGCCGCGTTGGTGGTGCTACTTACCAGGTTCCGGTCGAGGTTCGTCCTTCCCGTCGTAACGCTCTGGCAATGCGCTGGTTGGTAGACTTCGCCCGTAAGCGTGGCGAGAAGTCTATGGCTCTGCGTTTGGCTGGCGAACTGCTGGATGCTGCTGAAGGTAAAGGTGCTGCTGTTAAGAAGCGTGAAGACGTGCACCGTATGGCTGAAGCCAACAAAGCTTTCTCGCACTACCGCTTCTAA
- the tuf gene encoding elongation factor Tu produces the protein MAKEKFDRSLPHVNVGTIGHVDHGKTTLTAALTRVCSEVFGSAIVDFDKIDSAPEEKARGITINTAHVEYNSTIRHYAHVDCPGHADYVKNMITGAAQMDGAILVCSAADGPMPQTREHILLSRQVGVPYIVVFLNKADLVDDAELLELVEMEVRDLLSTYDFPGDDTPIIIGSARMALEGKDDNEMGTTAVRKLVETLDTYIPEPVRMIDKPFLMPIEDVFSISGRGTVVTGRIERGIVRVQDPLEIVGLRDTTVTTCTGVEMFRKLLDEGRAGENCGVLLRGTKRDDVERGQVLVKPGSVKPHTTFTAEVYVLSKEEGGRHTPFFKGYRPQFYFRTTDVTGNCELPEGVEMVMPGDNIQMTVTLIKTIAMEDGLRFAIREGGRTVGAGVVAKIIA, from the coding sequence GTGGCTAAAGAAAAATTTGATCGTTCCCTACCGCACGTCAACGTTGGCACCATTGGTCACGTTGACCACGGTAAAACCACTCTGACTGCTGCTCTGACTCGCGTTTGCTCCGAAGTTTTCGGTTCCGCAATCGTTGACTTCGACAAGATCGACAGCGCACCAGAAGAAAAAGCTCGTGGTATCACCATCAACACCGCTCACGTTGAGTACAACTCGACAATTCGTCACTACGCTCACGTTGACTGCCCAGGTCACGCTGACTATGTGAAGAACATGATCACCGGTGCTGCTCAAATGGATGGCGCTATTCTGGTTTGCTCGGCCGCTGATGGTCCGATGCCACAAACCCGTGAGCACATCCTGCTGTCCCGTCAGGTAGGCGTTCCGTACATCGTGGTTTTCCTGAACAAGGCTGACCTGGTAGACGACGCTGAGCTGCTGGAACTGGTTGAGATGGAAGTTCGCGACCTGCTGTCCACCTACGACTTCCCGGGCGATGACACTCCAATCATCATCGGTTCGGCTCGTATGGCGCTGGAAGGCAAAGACGACAACGAAATGGGCACCACTGCCGTTCGTAAACTGGTTGAGACTCTGGATACCTATATCCCAGAACCAGTTCGTATGATCGACAAGCCGTTCCTGATGCCAATCGAAGACGTATTCTCGATCTCGGGTCGCGGTACTGTTGTGACTGGTCGTATCGAGCGCGGTATCGTTCGCGTTCAGGATCCGCTGGAAATCGTTGGTCTGCGTGACACCACCGTTACTACTTGCACCGGTGTTGAAATGTTCCGCAAGCTGCTCGACGAAGGTCGTGCTGGCGAGAACTGCGGCGTTCTGCTGCGTGGTACCAAGCGTGACGACGTTGAGCGTGGCCAGGTTCTGGTTAAGCCAGGTTCGGTTAAGCCGCACACCACTTTCACCGCAGAAGTTTACGTTCTGAGCAAGGAAGAAGGCGGTCGTCACACTCCGTTCTTCAAAGGCTACCGTCCACAGTTCTACTTCCGTACTACTGACGTGACTGGTAACTGCGAGCTGCCAGAAGGCGTTGAAATGGTAATGCCAGGTGACAACATTCAGATGACTGTTACCCTGATCAAAACCATCGCGATGGAAGACGGTCTGCGTTTCGCTATCCGTGAAGGCGGTCGTACCGTCGGCGCTGGCGTCGTAGCCAAAATCATCGCGTAA